A genomic region of Devosia ginsengisoli contains the following coding sequences:
- the ubiU gene encoding ubiquinone anaerobic biosynthesis protein UbiU — protein MELICPAGTPAAYREAVDAGADAVYCGFRDETNARNFPGLNFTREELAASIAYGKARNVQTYVALNTFMRAGAERLWYKAADDAVLLGADALIVADLALMAYIAGTHPRQRLHVSVQASASNADAISFLVQSFGARRLVLPRVLTVADIAALAPKVACELEVFAFGGLCVMAEGRCSLSSYATGLSPNMQGVCSPASHVRYREDGDEMVSELGGYTINRFGADEPAGYPTLCKGRFHIADDEGYAFEDPVSLDVMEHLDALRDAGVTALKIEGRQRGKAYVAEVVSRLRQALAATPEQRPALLAHLRRLSEGQRTTAGAYEKKWR, from the coding sequence ATGGAACTGATCTGCCCCGCCGGCACGCCCGCCGCCTATCGCGAAGCCGTCGATGCCGGCGCCGACGCGGTCTATTGCGGCTTCCGCGACGAAACCAATGCGCGCAACTTCCCCGGCCTCAACTTCACCCGCGAGGAGCTGGCCGCCTCCATCGCCTATGGCAAGGCGCGGAATGTCCAGACCTATGTGGCGCTCAACACGTTCATGCGGGCCGGCGCTGAACGGCTATGGTACAAAGCCGCCGACGATGCCGTGCTTCTGGGCGCCGATGCGCTGATCGTCGCCGACCTGGCGCTGATGGCCTATATTGCCGGCACCCACCCCAGGCAGCGCCTGCATGTTTCGGTGCAGGCCTCGGCCTCCAATGCCGACGCCATCAGTTTCCTGGTACAGAGCTTCGGGGCGAGGCGGCTCGTGCTGCCCCGTGTGCTGACGGTCGCCGATATCGCGGCTTTGGCGCCCAAGGTCGCCTGCGAGCTGGAAGTCTTCGCCTTTGGTGGCCTCTGCGTCATGGCCGAGGGGCGCTGCTCGCTCTCCTCCTATGCCACGGGATTGTCGCCCAACATGCAGGGCGTCTGCTCGCCGGCCAGCCATGTGCGCTACCGCGAGGACGGCGACGAGATGGTGTCCGAACTGGGCGGCTATACGATCAACCGCTTCGGCGCCGACGAGCCGGCTGGCTATCCCACCTTGTGCAAGGGGCGCTTCCACATTGCCGATGACGAGGGCTATGCCTTCGAGGACCCTGTGAGCCTCGATGTGATGGAGCATCTCGACGCCCTGCGCGATGCCGGCGTCACCGCGCTCAAGATCGAGGGGCGCCAGCGCGGCAAGGCCTATGTCGCTGAAGTGGTCTCGCGGCTGCGCCAGGCGCTCGCCGCCACCCCCGAACAGCGCCCGGCTTTGCTCGCCCATCTCCGCCGCCTCAGCGAAGGCCAGCGGACCACGGCGGGCGCTTACGAAAAGAAGTGGCGGTGA
- the ubiT gene encoding ubiquinone anaerobic biosynthesis accessory factor UbiT, which produces MILPKAISQPINRLPLPIIQQGAKLVFNQMLRQHPALFDRLGDHATKSFRFTPADLNLSFLIVPARRSITVSRKSARMPADASAGGPLLTLLALLEGRIDGDAMFFARSLSISGDMEAMLALRNALDDSGFDLPRDLGKVAGPLAPLVTRLAEMVRQRALVGLV; this is translated from the coding sequence ATGATCCTGCCCAAAGCCATTTCGCAGCCGATCAATCGCCTGCCCCTGCCTATCATCCAGCAGGGCGCGAAACTGGTGTTCAACCAGATGCTGCGCCAGCATCCGGCCCTGTTCGACCGGCTGGGCGATCATGCCACCAAGAGCTTCCGCTTCACCCCAGCCGATCTGAACCTGAGCTTCCTTATCGTGCCGGCGCGGCGCAGTATCACCGTGTCGCGCAAATCGGCCCGCATGCCGGCCGATGCCTCGGCGGGCGGACCGCTGCTGACCCTGCTGGCGCTGCTGGAAGGGCGGATCGACGGCGACGCCATGTTCTTTGCCCGCAGCCTGTCCATCTCCGGCGACATGGAGGCCATGCTGGCCCTGCGCAATGCGCTTGATGACAGCGGGTTCGACCTGCCGCGCGACCTGGGCAAGGTGGCCGGGCCGCTTGCACCACTGGTCACGCGACTGGCCGAAATGGTCCGCCAGCGCGCCCTGGTCGGGCTGGTCTAG
- a CDS encoding UbiX family flavin prenyltransferase: MTRVVLAMTGASGAAIGLRSAELLHALPDVEIHLVLSQAAERTLAHEVGPDAAVRLRALADVVHPVDDIGASIASGSFGSTGMLVAPCSMHSLAAIASGIADNLIVRAADVHLKERRRLVLMARETPLHLGHLRNMVAVTEMGAVVMPPVPAFYHRPANVADIVNQLAARAIDLLGLPHAPLAREWQG; the protein is encoded by the coding sequence ATGACGCGCGTGGTCCTTGCCATGACCGGGGCATCCGGCGCCGCCATCGGGCTGCGGTCCGCCGAATTGCTGCATGCGCTGCCGGACGTGGAAATTCACCTTGTGCTGTCGCAGGCCGCCGAACGGACCCTGGCGCATGAAGTAGGCCCCGATGCCGCCGTCAGGCTCCGTGCATTGGCCGATGTGGTTCACCCGGTGGACGATATCGGCGCCAGCATTGCCAGCGGCTCCTTCGGTTCGACTGGCATGCTGGTCGCGCCCTGCTCGATGCACTCGCTGGCCGCCATCGCCTCCGGCATTGCCGACAATCTGATCGTGCGGGCGGCCGATGTGCATCTCAAGGAGCGCCGCCGGCTCGTGCTGATGGCCCGCGAGACGCCGCTGCATCTGGGCCATTTGCGCAATATGGTCGCCGTCACCGAAATGGGTGCCGTGGTCATGCCGCCCGTGCCGGCCTTCTACCATCGACCCGCCAATGTCGCCGACATCGTCAACCAGCTCGCCGCCCGCGCCATAGACCTGCTTGGTCTGCCCCATGCGCCGCTGGCG